Below is a genomic region from Sulfitobacter guttiformis.
GGGGCGACGCAGGCGAACGCAGGTCTCCATGAGCTGTTTGGCATCCCCATCGGCAACACCACGGAAGTAATCCTTATATCGGCCATCACAGCGATCGCATTGATATCCGTGATGCGAGGATTGGATGGCGGGGTCAAAATCCTGTCAGAGGTCAATATGGGGCTTGCCGGTTTGCTGGCCCTGTTTACCCTAGTTGTGGGGCCAACAGCGTTTTTGTTCGCCTTTTTCTGGGATAGCCTTAAGGCATATGTTGAATTCCTTCCCGCACTTGCCAATCCGTTCGGACGCGAAGACGTGAACTTTAGCCAAGGCTGGACCGCGTTCTATTGGGCATGGTGGATTAGTTGGTCACCATTCGTCGGTATGTTCATCGCCCGCGTCAGCCGTGGCCGTACAGTCCGTGAATTCATCATCTGCGTTTTACTGATCCCGAGCTTTGTCTGCATCATGTGGATGTCAATTTTCGGCGGTACAGCGATACATCAGGTGATTACGGACAACTTTACCGGCGCGCAGGATGCAGAACTTCCGCTCCAGTTGTTCAAAATGCTGGGTGAACTGCCCCTTGCGTCGATCACATCGTTCATCGGCATCGTGTTGGTTATTGTGTTTTTCGTGACGTCTTCGGACTCAGGCTCGCTGGTGATTGATACGATCACAGCGGGAGGCAAGGTCGACGCGCCTGCAACACAGCGAGTGTTCTGGTGCATCTTTGAAGGTGCTGTGGCGATCGCTCTTTTGATCGGTGGCGGATTGGCAGCTTTGCAATCCATGGTCATATCGACAGGACTTCTGTTTACCGTGGTGCTGCTTGTAATGTGCTATTGTATCTTCCGCGGATTACAGAGCGAACGCGCCGAAGGCAAATAGCCTCAAAGCCTCCTTAAAAATGACAGGCGCCCCTTAGGGGCGCCTGTCTCGTTAGTTGCTGGATCTTATAGACCGGACAAACTGCGACAGATTATTTTTTGACCAACATCCTAATAGACTGACGAAGAGCCTCCGAACCGGACACTGTATGAATTTTCATCAGTCGCCCCCACCCGACCCTGTCGAGCCGTGCCAATTCATTGATTTGTAATCAAAGCCCAGTTCGATCGTGGGCTTCACAACGCGAAAATAGGGCGACAGATCAAAGTCACGTGGCACAAACAGCGAATGGTGGCGAATATGAAATATTTCCTTTGCTTGAGGCCCAGCTACGATGCTTGGCAGGATGGGATAGCCGATTGACTGAAACCCCTCTGCAATCAGGGTAGAACAAATCGCGCGCGTTGGGTCGCCCGAACCCAAGGCAATCATACGTCTGCGAAACCGTGCTGGTACCGGGGGTTCCGGCAGCAGATAACGCATAAGATCCCAAATATGCTTGAGGTCATACACCCTCCCGATACTTCTTTTAACATAGTTTACGACCTTTCCAATTTCCTCATCCGACAAAGAGACGGGGCGGCAAATTCGTGTGTTAAAAGAAACGTATTTCGCTATGGGAACGCGAATTACGCCGTTTTCAAGGTGCGCTTCTATCAAGTCGCCGTCTGCGTGGTGATCGCCTACATAAAAAGCGGAATGTGACCATGTTGAGTGGGTCAGATATTTGATCGCTGTAGAAACGCGGGTGTTGCCTTC
It encodes:
- a CDS encoding BCCT family transporter — protein: MSDETINQGIPVPEGTADIIETDYEIGQDNVDGSVGPFGYDIHNPVFMISGAAVVAFVFFTLALPEQAGAVFSAMFNFTTQNFDWFLIGSANIVLVFALFLAVSPFGSIRLGGSGATPDYTYAGWFSMLFAAGMGIGLMFYGVSEPLTHFSTSAGGTALNGDLRTDWAPLGGALEDQAAAVRLGMAATIFHWGLHPWAIYATVALALALFTYNKGLPLTIRSAFYPIFGDRIWGWPGHIIDILAVFATLFGLATSLGFGATQANAGLHELFGIPIGNTTEVILISAITAIALISVMRGLDGGVKILSEVNMGLAGLLALFTLVVGPTAFLFAFFWDSLKAYVEFLPALANPFGREDVNFSQGWTAFYWAWWISWSPFVGMFIARVSRGRTVREFIICVLLIPSFVCIMWMSIFGGTAIHQVITDNFTGAQDAELPLQLFKMLGELPLASITSFIGIVLVIVFFVTSSDSGSLVIDTITAGGKVDAPATQRVFWCIFEGAVAIALLIGGGLAALQSMVISTGLLFTVVLLVMCYCIFRGLQSERAEGK
- a CDS encoding YiiX/YebB-like N1pC/P60 family cysteine hydrolase, translated to MSKLLLPPKPAQLARSGCCFDQRSSGEEQLRTGAVVFVHRQTAALLSRMLCSERIWQSRLDQVIHHAQVKHISTTDRYALRMDNLKTRIGTQIASYLEAPKSNYLQFASTTEDMLCRTLQPGDILLVEGNTRVSTAIKYLTHSTWSHSAFYVGDHHADGDLIEAHLENGVIRVPIAKYVSFNTRICRPVSLSDEEIGKVVNYVKRSIGRVYDLKHIWDLMRYLLPEPPVPARFRRRMIALGSGDPTRAICSTLIAEGFQSIGYPILPSIVAGPQAKEIFHIRHHSLFVPRDFDLSPYFRVVKPTIELGFDYKSMNWHGSTGSGGGD